From Prosthecobacter fusiformis, one genomic window encodes:
- a CDS encoding TetR/AcrR family transcriptional regulator, with protein MARPKSNDKRNAILDAAIRVIVAQGLSAPTATIAKEAGISNGSLFTYFPTKADLYNQLYLELKTGMVETAMKKFPAKAELQEQASYFWAAWMNWATSYPGKRRAMAQLAVSDLITSESRAAGSKIMADIIDLMERIRIGGSLRNVPMSFVGALMNSLAEATMDFMISDPANAKKHCKVGFETFWRAVN; from the coding sequence ATGGCCCGCCCCAAGAGTAACGATAAGCGTAACGCGATTTTGGACGCGGCGATTCGTGTGATCGTCGCGCAAGGCTTGAGCGCGCCGACGGCCACCATCGCAAAGGAGGCTGGCATCTCTAATGGTTCTTTATTCACCTATTTCCCCACCAAAGCCGATTTATACAACCAGCTTTATCTTGAGTTGAAAACAGGGATGGTGGAGACAGCGATGAAAAAATTCCCGGCAAAGGCTGAGCTTCAAGAGCAGGCTTCCTACTTCTGGGCAGCTTGGATGAATTGGGCCACATCCTATCCGGGAAAGCGCCGTGCGATGGCACAGCTTGCCGTTTCCGATCTCATCACATCGGAAAGCCGCGCCGCTGGTAGCAAGATCATGGCTGACATAATCGATTTGATGGAGCGAATTAGAATTGGCGGCTCGCTACGCAACGTGCCCATGAGTTTTGTCGGAGCACTGATGAACTCCCTCGCTGAAGCGACAATGGATTTCATGATCAGTGATCCCGCCAACGCAAAAAAGCACTGCAAAGTCGGATTTGAAACCTTTTGGCGGGCGGTAAATTAA
- a CDS encoding sensor histidine kinase, producing MNSISTLFPTFSSYANLGRLSDRAQELYTNSRELVYRRTDRMFAVLMAIQWLAGIVAALWISPMTWSGSSSQVHIHVWAAVLLGGVISSLPIFLAWKQPGKLSTRLTIAVGQPLTSALLIHLMGGRIETHFHIFGSLAFLAFYLDWRVLLTATLVVASDHLLRGLLWPQSVFGVLTASSWRWLEHAAWVLFEDTFLLISIRNSLRDRMDVATRQAALESQKSVIEHEVQERTAELRTVHSQLLDASRHAGMAEVATNVLHNVGNVLNSVNVSAETVAEKVQNFRLNRLVAVAEMLREHGDDLPNFLTHDPRGRELPAYIIKVSESLAGPQNAILEEVRLLRKNIDHVKEVVAMQQSNARGSTVLESVPPVELVEEAIRINSAALQRHEISLVRDYADVPVITTDRHQVLQILVNLLSNAKQAVDGDHDDKHVHVRISQDGMDTVNIAIADSGVGIPPENLTRVFQHGFTTRVDGHGFGLHSGALAARALGGTLKVHSDGLGRGATFTLALPL from the coding sequence ATGAATTCAATTTCAACTTTGTTTCCCACGTTTTCTAGCTACGCCAACCTGGGCCGGCTTTCTGACCGCGCTCAGGAGCTTTATACGAACTCCCGGGAACTGGTGTACCGGCGCACGGACCGGATGTTTGCCGTGCTGATGGCCATTCAATGGCTGGCAGGCATCGTTGCCGCCTTATGGATTTCTCCGATGACTTGGTCCGGCTCTTCCAGCCAGGTCCACATTCACGTCTGGGCCGCCGTCCTGCTTGGGGGTGTCATCAGCTCACTGCCCATTTTCCTGGCCTGGAAGCAGCCAGGAAAGCTGAGCACCCGGCTGACCATCGCTGTGGGTCAGCCGCTGACCTCGGCGCTGTTAATCCACCTGATGGGCGGACGAATCGAAACCCATTTTCATATTTTTGGCTCCCTGGCTTTTCTGGCCTTTTATCTGGACTGGCGGGTGTTGTTGACTGCCACCCTGGTCGTGGCTAGCGACCACCTGCTGCGGGGGCTGTTGTGGCCGCAGTCCGTTTTTGGTGTTTTGACCGCGAGTTCCTGGCGCTGGTTGGAGCATGCCGCCTGGGTGCTATTCGAGGACACTTTTCTTCTCATTTCCATTCGCAACAGTCTGCGGGACCGCATGGATGTGGCCACCCGCCAGGCTGCCCTGGAGAGTCAAAAATCCGTGATCGAACATGAGGTCCAGGAGCGGACAGCGGAACTAAGGACGGTGCACAGCCAGTTGCTGGACGCATCGCGCCATGCGGGCATGGCGGAGGTGGCCACCAATGTTCTGCACAACGTGGGCAACGTGCTCAACAGTGTCAATGTCTCCGCCGAAACCGTGGCGGAAAAGGTGCAGAATTTTCGTCTTAACCGCCTCGTCGCCGTTGCAGAAATGCTGCGCGAGCACGGAGACGACCTGCCCAACTTCCTCACCCATGACCCGCGCGGTCGCGAGCTGCCAGCCTACATCATCAAAGTGTCAGAATCCCTGGCCGGGCCACAGAATGCTATCCTTGAAGAAGTCCGGTTGCTACGCAAAAACATTGACCACGTGAAGGAAGTGGTGGCGATGCAGCAGAGCAACGCGCGTGGCTCCACCGTGCTGGAGTCGGTGCCCCCTGTGGAGCTTGTGGAAGAGGCTATCCGCATCAACAGCGCGGCGCTCCAGCGTCATGAGATCAGCCTAGTGAGGGACTACGCGGACGTACCAGTGATCACCACTGACCGGCACCAAGTCCTGCAAATTTTGGTGAATCTGCTAAGCAATGCCAAACAGGCGGTCGATGGTGATCACGACGACAAACACGTCCATGTGCGTATTTCGCAGGATGGCATGGACACGGTAAACATAGCCATCGCCGACAGCGGTGTAGGAATCCCGCCGGAGAACCTCACCCGCGTCTTTCAGCATGGCTTCACCACCCGAGTAGATGGCCATGGCTTTGGCCTGCACAGCGGTGCCCTGGCCGCACGCGCCCTCGGCGGCACTCTCAAAGTCCACAGTGACGGCCTCGGGCGCGGCGCCACTTTTACCCTGGCGCTACCCCTGTAA
- a CDS encoding ATP-binding response regulator has translation MTAFFPELHQRILVVDDNRAIHDDFRKILGPPSAEESDLEDIEARIFGKPQKLWYEIDCASQGAEALQKVEQALAEGRPYSMAFIDVRMPPGWDGIETTGRLWEVSPGLQVVICTAYSDCSWEEMQARIQPQDRLVILKKPFDRIEVQQLANALTAKWRLAESATLKMDDLDRLVRQRTAELEESRQAALRMMEEAVSSREKEQRAHEELKREVAQRSRLEEQFREQASLLDKARDAILVRGLDNRLTYWNRSAESLYGWTSEEALGRNVAELLKADAVVDEEALQAVLARGEWVGELNQASQHGTKIIVESRWTLVRDGEGGPKAILVINSDITEKKKVEDHLLRAQRMDSIGTLAGGIAHDLNNVLLPIMMSIDLLKLSIQEPGLVSILTTIEGSAKRGADMVQQVLLFARGADGQRLPVDPRVVIGEIQKIVQDTFPRDILLRTDLPPVLPSFMGDATQVHQVLLNLCVNARDAMPSGGCLDITAAVVNVDETYGAMTPDIKCGPYVMIRVADEGTGIPDNVRAKIFDPFFTTKEVGKGTGLGLSSVAAIVKSHGGFINVYSELGGGTSFKVHFPMAASSGFSRPPMDQTHPRGRGELILVVDDEEAVRSITSQTLEAYGYRVLTAKDGTEAVALYAQHRKAVEAVLTDMMMPVMDGPSTIEVLKRMNPDVRIVAASGLNARGGSAKAAAMGIHHFLAKPYTAETILTTLRQVTDGSSARDSM, from the coding sequence ATGACAGCTTTCTTCCCCGAACTCCATCAGCGCATTTTGGTCGTAGACGACAACCGCGCCATCCATGATGACTTTCGGAAAATTCTAGGGCCGCCGTCGGCGGAAGAATCCGACCTTGAGGATATTGAAGCTCGCATTTTCGGGAAGCCGCAAAAGCTTTGGTATGAAATAGACTGCGCCTCGCAAGGAGCTGAAGCACTGCAAAAGGTGGAACAGGCGCTGGCGGAGGGGCGACCGTATTCGATGGCTTTCATTGATGTGCGCATGCCGCCTGGCTGGGACGGCATTGAAACCACCGGCCGTTTGTGGGAGGTTAGCCCCGGCCTTCAGGTGGTCATCTGCACCGCTTACTCCGACTGTTCATGGGAGGAGATGCAGGCCAGAATTCAGCCTCAAGACAGGTTGGTCATCCTGAAAAAACCTTTCGACCGCATTGAAGTCCAGCAACTGGCTAATGCCCTGACTGCGAAGTGGCGTCTGGCAGAAAGTGCCACCCTCAAGATGGACGACCTTGACCGTCTGGTCCGGCAGCGAACCGCTGAGCTAGAAGAGTCACGCCAGGCCGCGTTGAGGATGATGGAGGAGGCGGTGAGCAGCCGGGAGAAAGAACAGCGCGCCCATGAGGAACTGAAGCGCGAGGTCGCCCAGCGCAGTCGGCTTGAAGAGCAGTTTCGCGAGCAGGCATCGCTCCTCGACAAAGCACGTGATGCCATCCTGGTGCGGGGCCTGGATAACCGTCTAACCTATTGGAACAGGAGCGCCGAAAGCCTATACGGCTGGACATCAGAGGAGGCGCTGGGTCGCAACGTCGCAGAATTGTTGAAAGCAGACGCCGTCGTTGATGAAGAAGCCCTCCAGGCCGTGCTGGCCAGAGGTGAATGGGTGGGCGAGCTAAACCAGGCAAGCCAACACGGCACCAAGATCATTGTTGAAAGCCGCTGGACTCTTGTGAGGGATGGTGAGGGAGGTCCCAAAGCCATCCTTGTGATCAATTCAGACATCACCGAGAAGAAGAAAGTGGAGGACCACCTTCTCCGCGCGCAGCGGATGGACAGCATCGGCACCCTGGCTGGAGGCATCGCGCATGACCTGAATAATGTACTGCTGCCCATCATGATGTCCATTGACCTCTTGAAGCTTTCGATTCAGGAACCCGGCTTGGTGAGCATTCTCACGACGATTGAGGGCAGTGCCAAACGCGGTGCCGATATGGTGCAGCAGGTGCTCCTTTTCGCCCGGGGCGCTGACGGCCAGCGGCTGCCCGTGGACCCGCGTGTGGTCATCGGGGAGATCCAAAAAATAGTGCAGGACACCTTCCCCAGGGACATCCTGCTGCGCACGGACCTGCCTCCTGTCCTTCCCTCATTCATGGGAGACGCAACGCAGGTCCACCAGGTGCTTTTGAATCTTTGTGTCAATGCGCGGGATGCCATGCCCTCCGGCGGCTGTCTGGACATCACAGCCGCAGTGGTCAACGTTGACGAGACCTATGGTGCGATGACTCCGGACATAAAGTGCGGCCCTTATGTGATGATCCGTGTGGCCGACGAGGGAACCGGCATTCCTGATAACGTCCGGGCCAAGATTTTTGATCCGTTCTTTACGACTAAGGAAGTAGGCAAAGGCACTGGCTTGGGATTGTCTTCAGTGGCTGCCATCGTCAAAAGCCACGGCGGCTTCATCAATGTTTACAGCGAATTGGGCGGCGGCACTTCTTTCAAAGTTCACTTCCCCATGGCGGCTTCGTCCGGGTTTTCCAGACCGCCGATGGATCAAACGCATCCGCGGGGCCGGGGTGAACTGATTCTGGTGGTGGATGACGAGGAAGCGGTCCGTTCCATCACCAGCCAGACATTGGAGGCCTACGGTTATCGTGTGCTCACCGCCAAGGACGGCACCGAGGCGGTTGCCCTTTACGCACAGCACCGCAAGGCCGTCGAGGCGGTCTTGACGGACATGATGATGCCCGTCATGGACGGACCTTCCACCATTGAAGTATTGAAACGAATGAACCCGGACGTGCGCATTGTCGCCGCCAGCGGTCTCAACGCCCGCGGAGGCTCCGCCAAGGCTGCGGCCATGGGCATCCACCACTTTCTTGCCAAGCCTTATACAGCTGAAACAATATTGACCACCCTGAGGCAGGTGACCGATGGCAGCTCGGCTAGAGACTCGATGTGA
- a CDS encoding YihY/virulence factor BrkB family protein: MSFRNPAFLKLTPFVLLRATLESWVEDKALRLSAAVAYYSIFSIAPLLILSISLAGVVFGEEAVKGHLQSQLINYVGEPAATAVQSMVKSAARAEQGFIATVLGFVTLLLGATGVFGQLKDALNTIWEVRVKPGKAWLQWLRERVVSFGMVLVIGFLLLTSLLLTTAMAGLHEYLETVYPVPGFFWTGVSLLTSFGFVTVLFAFIFKVLPDAIIAWRDVWAGAIFTSALFEIGKLGLSLYLGRESTVSSYGAAGAVVLLLLWVYYNACILFLGAEFTQIYTLHTGRRIRPAPGAELIETQDRLQQGLAPATHRILVEEDGLPKPPSN; this comes from the coding sequence ATGTCCTTTCGAAATCCAGCGTTTTTAAAGCTCACCCCATTCGTTCTTTTACGGGCCACTTTAGAATCGTGGGTGGAGGACAAGGCGCTGCGGCTCAGCGCTGCCGTCGCCTACTACTCCATCTTTTCCATCGCCCCCCTCTTGATCCTTAGCATCAGCCTTGCTGGAGTGGTCTTCGGAGAAGAGGCCGTCAAAGGTCATTTGCAAAGCCAACTCATCAATTATGTCGGCGAACCCGCAGCGACAGCCGTGCAATCCATGGTGAAAAGCGCCGCCAGGGCCGAGCAAGGATTCATTGCCACTGTGCTCGGTTTTGTGACACTTCTGCTCGGGGCAACCGGTGTCTTTGGCCAGTTAAAAGACGCGCTTAATACCATCTGGGAAGTTCGCGTCAAACCAGGTAAAGCCTGGCTACAATGGCTGAGGGAGCGGGTCGTCAGTTTCGGAATGGTACTGGTGATTGGCTTTTTACTTCTCACCTCGCTGCTGCTGACCACAGCCATGGCGGGTTTGCATGAATACCTGGAGACCGTGTATCCCGTGCCAGGCTTCTTTTGGACGGGTGTCTCACTCCTCACGTCCTTCGGGTTTGTCACAGTGCTCTTTGCTTTTATTTTCAAAGTCTTGCCGGATGCCATCATCGCCTGGAGAGATGTCTGGGCCGGTGCCATCTTTACCTCAGCGTTATTTGAGATTGGAAAACTCGGGCTCAGCCTCTACCTGGGCCGCGAAAGCACCGTGTCCAGCTATGGTGCCGCAGGGGCTGTGGTACTACTTCTGCTCTGGGTTTACTACAATGCCTGCATCCTGTTTCTGGGAGCCGAGTTCACACAGATTTACACACTGCACACCGGTCGTCGCATCCGTCCCGCCCCCGGCGCTGAATTGATTGAGACCCAAGACCGCCTCCAGCAAGGCCTCGCCCCCGCCACCCACCGTATTCTGGTGGAAGAAGATGGACTCCCCAAGCCACCTTCAAACTAA
- a CDS encoding hybrid sensor histidine kinase/response regulator: MPPVEKDDLSDHQPTIMVVDDQPQNVKLVRELLTIAMRYKVIEAHSGEQALALLAKTIPDLVLLDVMMPELDGVETCKRIKENPVLADIPIIFLSAADDKNLIVQALESGGVDYVTKPFSRAELLTRVRTHLALKSARDSLKTLAEDKDELLGILTHDLKNHLGGMQMSAQLIHDRLSRQPADAKFAQLVDNILLDTAQMLAFVKEFLANSTAERTLQFSIEQVNLAQAASQTLRQYQITAERKDISFTCDMDSSASSLVSVDPIAVKQILDNLISNAIKFSAVGKNIRLTVKAMTGDFVECKITDEGPGFTDEDKAHMFRRYARLSARPTAGEPSTGLGLSIVKRLVEAMHGRLLLESSPGKGSTFIVRLPKIRRASIDNEMGNSN, translated from the coding sequence ATGCCTCCCGTCGAAAAAGATGACCTCTCCGATCATCAGCCTACCATCATGGTAGTGGATGATCAGCCTCAAAATGTGAAGCTTGTCCGAGAGCTGCTGACAATCGCCATGCGATATAAAGTCATCGAAGCCCACAGCGGAGAACAGGCGCTGGCGCTGCTGGCCAAGACGATTCCTGACTTGGTACTTTTGGATGTGATGATGCCAGAGCTGGATGGCGTGGAGACATGCAAACGGATCAAGGAAAACCCTGTGCTGGCGGATATTCCAATCATTTTTTTATCGGCCGCTGATGATAAAAATCTCATCGTTCAAGCCCTGGAAAGCGGAGGGGTGGACTATGTGACCAAACCTTTTAGCCGGGCGGAACTGCTGACACGGGTGCGCACTCATCTGGCGCTCAAATCGGCCAGAGATTCGTTAAAAACACTGGCCGAAGATAAGGATGAACTGCTGGGCATCCTCACGCATGATTTAAAAAACCATCTGGGGGGCATGCAGATGAGCGCTCAGTTGATCCACGACCGGCTGAGCCGCCAGCCTGCTGACGCCAAGTTCGCCCAACTGGTGGACAATATCCTTTTGGATACGGCTCAGATGCTGGCTTTTGTGAAGGAGTTCCTTGCCAATAGCACAGCGGAAAGAACGCTGCAGTTTTCGATCGAGCAAGTGAACCTGGCCCAGGCAGCCTCGCAGACTCTGCGGCAGTATCAGATTACTGCGGAGCGGAAAGATATCAGCTTTACTTGCGATATGGACAGCAGTGCCAGCAGCTTGGTTTCTGTGGATCCCATCGCCGTGAAACAGATCCTCGATAACCTCATCTCGAATGCTATCAAATTCTCTGCAGTGGGGAAGAACATCCGCCTGACGGTGAAGGCAATGACGGGCGATTTTGTGGAGTGTAAGATCACGGATGAAGGGCCTGGTTTCACCGATGAAGACAAAGCTCACATGTTCCGCAGATATGCCCGGCTATCGGCACGGCCGACTGCTGGCGAGCCGAGCACGGGACTGGGGCTAAGCATTGTCAAAAGATTGGTGGAGGCCATGCATGGGCGTCTTTTGCTGGAATCATCTCCTGGAAAAGGATCCACTTTTATCGTCCGTCTGCCCAAAATCCGCCGAGCCTCAATCGATAATGAAATGGGGAATTCTAACTGA